One Glycine max cultivar Williams 82 chromosome 6, Glycine_max_v4.0, whole genome shotgun sequence DNA segment encodes these proteins:
- the LOC100802102 gene encoding probable pectinesterase/pectinesterase inhibitor 51, whose amino-acid sequence MRKPTKPTFLHFPISILRSSFLLLLISMASIFTLFLIFFFLHHPHSAVAQIHQACKATRFPLQCHSSLLPNLPSNPTPLQIIHSALTTSTSNLLLARSKVQSIVDASPDNHTRSTAAKSCLQVLHYSHHRTSLAASALPRGATKHARAWMSASLGYQYGCWNGLKYINHTSLVAQTMSFLDSLTILSSNALSMIVSYDRFGNDTASWRPPMTERDGFWEPSVTEGFGVGPAVPSKLTADVTVCKGKGKGEGRYYETVQEAVNAAPDEGEKRFVIYIKEGVYEERVRVPLKKRNVVFLGDGMGKTVITGSANVGQPGMTTYNSATVGVAGDGFIAKDLTIQNTAGANAHQAVAFRSDSDLSVIENCEFIGNQDTLYAHSLRQFYRSCRIIGNVDFIFGNSAAIFQDCEILVRPRQARPEKGENNAITAHGRTDPAQSTGFVFQNCMVNGTEEYMALYYSKPKVHKNYLGRPWKEYSRTVFIHSFFEALITPQGWMPWSGDFALKTLYYGEFQNSGPGSNLTQRVPWSNQVPAEHVFSYSVQSFIQGDDWNHHLS is encoded by the exons ATGAGAAAACCCACTAAACCCACATTTCTCCATTTCCCAATCTCAATTCTCAGATCCAGcttcctcctccttctcatctCCATGGCCTCCATTTTCACCCTcttcctcatcttcttcttcctccaccacccTCACTCCGCCGTGGCTCAGATCCACCAAGCCTGCAAAGCCACGCGCTTCCCTCTCCAATGCCACTCCTCCCTCCTCCCCAACCTCCCCTCCAACCCCACCCCCCTCCAAATCATCCATTCCGCCCTCACAACCTCCACCTCCAACCTCCTCCTCGCGCGATCCAAGGTGCAGTCCATCGTCGACGCCTCCCCAGACAACCACACCCGCTCCACCGCCGCAAAGAGCTGCCTCCAGGTCCTCCACTACTCCCACCACCGCACCTCCCTCGCCGCCTCCGCCCTCCCCCGCGGCGCCACCAAACACGCCCGCGCCTGGATGAGCGCCTCCCTCGGCTACCAATACGGCTGCTGGAACGGCCTCAAGTACATCAATCACACCTCCCTCGTCGCCCAAACGATGTCGTTCCTCGACTCTCTCACCATTCTCTCCAGCAACGCGCTCAGCATGATCGTCTCCTACGACAGATTCGGAAACGACACCGCGTCTTGGAGGCCGCCCATGACGGAGCGCGACGGGTTCTGGGAGCCATCTGTTACGGAGGGATTCGGGGTGGGACCCGCGGTGCCGTCAAAGTTGACGGCGGACGTTACGGTGTGTAAGGGGAAGGGGAAGGGTGAGGGGCGTTATTACGAGACGGTGCAGGAAGCGGTTAATGCGGCGCCGGATGAGGGGGAAAAGAGGTTTgtgatatatataaaagaagggGTTTATGAAGAGAGGGTGAGGGTTCCGTTGAAGAAGAGGAATGTGGTGTTCTTGGGAGATGGCATGGGCAAAACTGTCATTACGGGATCAGCTAACGTGGGCCAGCCCGGGATGACAACCTACAACTCTGCAACAGTAG GGGTTGCTGGGGATGGATTTATAGCAAAGGATCTCACAATCCAAAATACAGCCGGTGCTAATGCTCACCAAGCAGTGGCCTTCAGATCAGACAGTGATCTTTCTGTCATTGAGAACTGTGAATTCATTGGCAATCAAGATACTCTTTATGCTCATTCCCTGCGCCAATTTTATAGATCTTGCCGCATAATTGGCAACGTGGACTTCATCTTCGGAAACTCTGCAGCAATCTTCCAAGACTGCGAAATCCTAGTCCGGCCCAGGCAAGCCAGACCAGAGAAGGGAGAGAACAACGCAATTACCGCACATGGCAGGACAGACCCTGCTCAGTCAACAGGGTTTGTTTTCCAGAACTGCATGGTTAATGGTACCGAGGAATACATGGCATTGTATTATAGCAAGCCTAAAGTTCACAAGAACTATCTGGGGAGGCCATGGAAGGAGTATTCTAGAACAGTTTTCATCCATTCATTCTTCGAAGCCCTTATCACACCACAGGGCTGGATGCCATGGAGTGGGGATTTTGCACTGAAAACACTTTATTATGGGGAGTTCCAGAACTCAGGACCTGGTTCTAATCTGACTCAGAGGGTGCCCTGGAGTAACCAGGTCCCAGCCGAGCATGTGTTCTCGTATTCAGTGCAGAGTTTTATTCAAGGAGATGATTGGAATCATCATCTCAGTTAG
- the LOC100803151 gene encoding zinc finger CCCH domain-containing protein 38 isoform X1 — MSGSGKKRSSKWDLRDNPDFSPDDGKQLRSGWSSAGDKLKHFSGGRGSNKDNIMNKDYRVLDSTMEWDEDESYDHKMSPGLDAWKHKRHNSQSPKNGWSRSVSRSSRSRSPPHGFRWDSGVNDRSRMRAGGSTQPCRDFAAGKCRRGSHCHFLHDNQNHEDGWEDKYREDGAPRYSAPREGRDYSLKSGRSDEACINFPKGRCRMGASCKFVHHNNSDGHSKVSVDGLTREREIDRRHRDSSFEQGSGHGPNRGDTLCKFFANESCRNGKYCRFSHDRQACRSHNRRLRDDRWASNPGGDYHMLDRPKLSDSVSPNRRPRGDRWGSDGNKADADKVWDSPERNDTVAVSDTAKLVEDKSENVVAAEQGFTPLAMRDGWGHSLDKSRVHSKQPFSSDKKEADSWIAGNAANMHGSQSVGTDIWLGDDAKMSPDWDYRVRSSSCIEEKHEQNKHGITQGFMYLATSEHDRIQIAPGQDFNQNAESFNPLHSSSCQVVGQTQVAAPILPSQGGIVDGMLKQEVSTEKKYTTEPNIMDAGLLQVSSRDPPPTENVVGKEQLAQLTNLSASLAHILGTGQQLPQLYAALNSHDAKGTSSLAKAEVLAMPLSNTLIRPDPAVGLLKQYDPMCDSVEPKSAVASSGVTPAIPPCKKVAEDVVEISSQSNTARQNCGNSSKSAGSEELVKSDPLILLQPGQNIGVNKDDNKEVLPEERQKSKDDPKNTKESGPLENMEQTDGPDEAKKTKGMKGSRAFKFALVEFVKELLKPTWKDGQITKDDYKTIVKKVVDKVTGSMQGANIPQTQEKIDHYLSFSKPKLNKLVQAYVEKVQKA, encoded by the exons ATGAGTGGAAGTGGCAAAAAGCGCTCTTCAAAGTGGGATTTGAGAGACAATCCTGATTTTTCTCCTGATGATGGTAAGCAATTGCGGTCTGGGTGGTCCTCTGCAGGTGATAAATTAAAGCATTTTTCTGGAGGCAGAGGATCAAATAAGGATAATATTATGAATAAAGATTATAGAGTTTTGGATTCAACAATGGAATGGGATGAGGatgaaagttatgaccataaaATGTCTCCTGGGTTGGATGCATGGAAACATAAGAGACATAATAGTCAATCCCCCAAAAATGGTTGGAGCAGGTCGGTCAGCAG GAGTAGTCGAAGCAGGAGCCCTCCTCATGGTTTTAGGTGGGATTCGGGAGTCAATGACAGAAGTAGAATGCGGGCTGGAGGATCGACACAACCATGTAGAGATTTTGCTGCTGGTAAATGCAGAAGAGGCAGTCactgtcattttcttcatgataATCAAAATCACGAGGATGGTTGGGAAGATAAGTACAGGGAAGATGGAGCTCCCAGATATTCTGCTCCCCGCGAGGGTAGAGACTATTCTCTTAAGAGCGGTAGATCTGATGAAGCTTGTATTAATTTTCCAAAAGGAAGGTGTAGAATGGGAGCATCATGCAAGTTTGTGCATCATAACAATTCTGATGGGCACAGTAAAGTTTCTGTGGATGGATTAACTAGAGAGAGGGAAATTGATAGAAGGCACAGAGACAGTTCTTTTGAGCAGGGTAGCGGGCATGGACCAAACCGTGGTGATACTCTTTGCAAATTTTTTGCTAATGAAAGTTGTCGTAATGGTAAATATTGTAGGTTTTCTCATGACAGGCAAGCATGTAGAAGCCATAATAGAAGATTAAGAGATGATAGGTGGGCAAGCAATCCTGGAGGAGATTATCATATGCTGGATAGACCGAAATTGAGTGATTCAGTTAGTCCAAATAGAAGGCCAAGGGGTGATAGGTGGGGTTCTGATGGTAACAAGGCTGATGCAGATAAAGTTTGGGACAGTCCAGAGCGGAATGATACAGTGGCTGTCTCTGATACAGCAAAGCTGGTTGAGGACAAAAGTGAAAATGTGGTTGCCGCTGAGCAAGGATTCACTCCTTTGGCTATGAGGGATGGATGGGGTCATAGTTTGGATAAAAGCAGAGTGCATAGTAAACAGCCATTTTCAAGTGATAAGAAGGAAGCTGACAGTTGGATAGCAGGAAATGCTGCCAACATGCACGGTTCCCAGTCAGTAGGTACAGACATTTGGTTGGGTGATGATGCAAAAATGTCTCCTGATTGGGATTACAGGGTGAGATCTTCCAGCTGTATTGAAGAAAAGCATGAACAAAATAAGCATGGGATAACGCAGGGTTTTATGTATTTAGCCACCTCTGAACATGACAGAATACAAATTGCTCCAG GACAAGATTTTAATCAGAATGCAGAGAGTTTTAATCCTTTGCATTCTTCAAGCTGCCAAGTAGTTGGACAAACTCAAGTAGCAGCTCCCATTCTACCTTCACAGGGTGGAATTGTTGATGGTATGCTGAAACAGGAAGTCTCTACTGAGAAAAAATACACTACTGAACCAAATATCATGGATGCTGGCTTATTACAAGTTAGTTCAAGAGATCCTCCTCCAACTGAGAACGTGGTAGGCAAAGAACAGCTTGCTCAGCTTACCAATCTCTCAGCCTCACTGGCTCATATCCTTGGAACAGGGCAACAGCTGCCACAACTTTATGCTGCTTTAAATTCTCATGATGCAAAGGGCACATCCTCCCTAGCAAAAGCTGAGGTGCTTGCTATGCCTCTTTCCAACACACTCATCAGGCCAGATCCTGCTGTTGGACTCCTGAAGCAGTATGATCCAATGTGTGACAGTGTTGAGCCAAAGAGTGCTGTTGCAAGTAGTGGGGTAACCCCAGCCATTCCCCCATGTAAAAAAGTTGCAGAAGATGTAGTGGAAATTTCATCACAGTCCAACACAGCAAGACAAAATTGTGGCAATTCTTCCAAGTCTGCTGGCTCAGAAGAACTTGTCAAGAGTGATCCTCTAATCCTGTTGCAGCCAGGTCAAAACATTGGGGTTAATAAAGATGATAACAAGGAAGTGTTACCTGAGGAAAGGCAAAAATCTAAAGATGATCCTAAAAATACCAAAGAGAGTGGTCCTTTGGAAAACATGGAGCAAACTGATGGTCCTGATGAGGCAAAGAAAACAAAGGGAATGAAGGGGAGTCGTGCATTTAAATTTGCATTGGTCGAGTTTGTTAAGGAGCTTCTGAAACCAACATGGAAAGATGGTCAAATCACCAAAGATGATTATAAAACAATTGTGAAGAAAGTTGTTGATAAAGTAACTGGTTCCATGCAGGGGGCCAATATTCCTCAGACACAGGAGAAAATTGACCACTATTTGTCATTTTCAAAACCAAAGCTTAACAAACTTGTACAG GCGTATGTGGAAAAGGTTCAGAAGGCTTAG
- the LOC100803151 gene encoding zinc finger CCCH domain-containing protein 38 isoform X2, with amino-acid sequence MRAGGSTQPCRDFAAGKCRRGSHCHFLHDNQNHEDGWEDKYREDGAPRYSAPREGRDYSLKSGRSDEACINFPKGRCRMGASCKFVHHNNSDGHSKVSVDGLTREREIDRRHRDSSFEQGSGHGPNRGDTLCKFFANESCRNGKYCRFSHDRQACRSHNRRLRDDRWASNPGGDYHMLDRPKLSDSVSPNRRPRGDRWGSDGNKADADKVWDSPERNDTVAVSDTAKLVEDKSENVVAAEQGFTPLAMRDGWGHSLDKSRVHSKQPFSSDKKEADSWIAGNAANMHGSQSVGTDIWLGDDAKMSPDWDYRVRSSSCIEEKHEQNKHGITQGFMYLATSEHDRIQIAPGQDFNQNAESFNPLHSSSCQVVGQTQVAAPILPSQGGIVDGMLKQEVSTEKKYTTEPNIMDAGLLQVSSRDPPPTENVVGKEQLAQLTNLSASLAHILGTGQQLPQLYAALNSHDAKGTSSLAKAEVLAMPLSNTLIRPDPAVGLLKQYDPMCDSVEPKSAVASSGVTPAIPPCKKVAEDVVEISSQSNTARQNCGNSSKSAGSEELVKSDPLILLQPGQNIGVNKDDNKEVLPEERQKSKDDPKNTKESGPLENMEQTDGPDEAKKTKGMKGSRAFKFALVEFVKELLKPTWKDGQITKDDYKTIVKKVVDKVTGSMQGANIPQTQEKIDHYLSFSKPKLNKLVQAYVEKVQKA; translated from the exons ATGCGGGCTGGAGGATCGACACAACCATGTAGAGATTTTGCTGCTGGTAAATGCAGAAGAGGCAGTCactgtcattttcttcatgataATCAAAATCACGAGGATGGTTGGGAAGATAAGTACAGGGAAGATGGAGCTCCCAGATATTCTGCTCCCCGCGAGGGTAGAGACTATTCTCTTAAGAGCGGTAGATCTGATGAAGCTTGTATTAATTTTCCAAAAGGAAGGTGTAGAATGGGAGCATCATGCAAGTTTGTGCATCATAACAATTCTGATGGGCACAGTAAAGTTTCTGTGGATGGATTAACTAGAGAGAGGGAAATTGATAGAAGGCACAGAGACAGTTCTTTTGAGCAGGGTAGCGGGCATGGACCAAACCGTGGTGATACTCTTTGCAAATTTTTTGCTAATGAAAGTTGTCGTAATGGTAAATATTGTAGGTTTTCTCATGACAGGCAAGCATGTAGAAGCCATAATAGAAGATTAAGAGATGATAGGTGGGCAAGCAATCCTGGAGGAGATTATCATATGCTGGATAGACCGAAATTGAGTGATTCAGTTAGTCCAAATAGAAGGCCAAGGGGTGATAGGTGGGGTTCTGATGGTAACAAGGCTGATGCAGATAAAGTTTGGGACAGTCCAGAGCGGAATGATACAGTGGCTGTCTCTGATACAGCAAAGCTGGTTGAGGACAAAAGTGAAAATGTGGTTGCCGCTGAGCAAGGATTCACTCCTTTGGCTATGAGGGATGGATGGGGTCATAGTTTGGATAAAAGCAGAGTGCATAGTAAACAGCCATTTTCAAGTGATAAGAAGGAAGCTGACAGTTGGATAGCAGGAAATGCTGCCAACATGCACGGTTCCCAGTCAGTAGGTACAGACATTTGGTTGGGTGATGATGCAAAAATGTCTCCTGATTGGGATTACAGGGTGAGATCTTCCAGCTGTATTGAAGAAAAGCATGAACAAAATAAGCATGGGATAACGCAGGGTTTTATGTATTTAGCCACCTCTGAACATGACAGAATACAAATTGCTCCAG GACAAGATTTTAATCAGAATGCAGAGAGTTTTAATCCTTTGCATTCTTCAAGCTGCCAAGTAGTTGGACAAACTCAAGTAGCAGCTCCCATTCTACCTTCACAGGGTGGAATTGTTGATGGTATGCTGAAACAGGAAGTCTCTACTGAGAAAAAATACACTACTGAACCAAATATCATGGATGCTGGCTTATTACAAGTTAGTTCAAGAGATCCTCCTCCAACTGAGAACGTGGTAGGCAAAGAACAGCTTGCTCAGCTTACCAATCTCTCAGCCTCACTGGCTCATATCCTTGGAACAGGGCAACAGCTGCCACAACTTTATGCTGCTTTAAATTCTCATGATGCAAAGGGCACATCCTCCCTAGCAAAAGCTGAGGTGCTTGCTATGCCTCTTTCCAACACACTCATCAGGCCAGATCCTGCTGTTGGACTCCTGAAGCAGTATGATCCAATGTGTGACAGTGTTGAGCCAAAGAGTGCTGTTGCAAGTAGTGGGGTAACCCCAGCCATTCCCCCATGTAAAAAAGTTGCAGAAGATGTAGTGGAAATTTCATCACAGTCCAACACAGCAAGACAAAATTGTGGCAATTCTTCCAAGTCTGCTGGCTCAGAAGAACTTGTCAAGAGTGATCCTCTAATCCTGTTGCAGCCAGGTCAAAACATTGGGGTTAATAAAGATGATAACAAGGAAGTGTTACCTGAGGAAAGGCAAAAATCTAAAGATGATCCTAAAAATACCAAAGAGAGTGGTCCTTTGGAAAACATGGAGCAAACTGATGGTCCTGATGAGGCAAAGAAAACAAAGGGAATGAAGGGGAGTCGTGCATTTAAATTTGCATTGGTCGAGTTTGTTAAGGAGCTTCTGAAACCAACATGGAAAGATGGTCAAATCACCAAAGATGATTATAAAACAATTGTGAAGAAAGTTGTTGATAAAGTAACTGGTTCCATGCAGGGGGCCAATATTCCTCAGACACAGGAGAAAATTGACCACTATTTGTCATTTTCAAAACCAAAGCTTAACAAACTTGTACAG GCGTATGTGGAAAAGGTTCAGAAGGCTTAG
- the LOC100803151 gene encoding zinc finger CCCH domain-containing protein 38 isoform X3, protein MFLPGQDFNQNAESFNPLHSSSCQVVGQTQVAAPILPSQGGIVDGMLKQEVSTEKKYTTEPNIMDAGLLQVSSRDPPPTENVVGKEQLAQLTNLSASLAHILGTGQQLPQLYAALNSHDAKGTSSLAKAEVLAMPLSNTLIRPDPAVGLLKQYDPMCDSVEPKSAVASSGVTPAIPPCKKVAEDVVEISSQSNTARQNCGNSSKSAGSEELVKSDPLILLQPGQNIGVNKDDNKEVLPEERQKSKDDPKNTKESGPLENMEQTDGPDEAKKTKGMKGSRAFKFALVEFVKELLKPTWKDGQITKDDYKTIVKKVVDKVTGSMQGANIPQTQEKIDHYLSFSKPKLNKLVQAYVEKVQKA, encoded by the exons ATGTTTCTTCCAGGACAAGATTTTAATCAGAATGCAGAGAGTTTTAATCCTTTGCATTCTTCAAGCTGCCAAGTAGTTGGACAAACTCAAGTAGCAGCTCCCATTCTACCTTCACAGGGTGGAATTGTTGATGGTATGCTGAAACAGGAAGTCTCTACTGAGAAAAAATACACTACTGAACCAAATATCATGGATGCTGGCTTATTACAAGTTAGTTCAAGAGATCCTCCTCCAACTGAGAACGTGGTAGGCAAAGAACAGCTTGCTCAGCTTACCAATCTCTCAGCCTCACTGGCTCATATCCTTGGAACAGGGCAACAGCTGCCACAACTTTATGCTGCTTTAAATTCTCATGATGCAAAGGGCACATCCTCCCTAGCAAAAGCTGAGGTGCTTGCTATGCCTCTTTCCAACACACTCATCAGGCCAGATCCTGCTGTTGGACTCCTGAAGCAGTATGATCCAATGTGTGACAGTGTTGAGCCAAAGAGTGCTGTTGCAAGTAGTGGGGTAACCCCAGCCATTCCCCCATGTAAAAAAGTTGCAGAAGATGTAGTGGAAATTTCATCACAGTCCAACACAGCAAGACAAAATTGTGGCAATTCTTCCAAGTCTGCTGGCTCAGAAGAACTTGTCAAGAGTGATCCTCTAATCCTGTTGCAGCCAGGTCAAAACATTGGGGTTAATAAAGATGATAACAAGGAAGTGTTACCTGAGGAAAGGCAAAAATCTAAAGATGATCCTAAAAATACCAAAGAGAGTGGTCCTTTGGAAAACATGGAGCAAACTGATGGTCCTGATGAGGCAAAGAAAACAAAGGGAATGAAGGGGAGTCGTGCATTTAAATTTGCATTGGTCGAGTTTGTTAAGGAGCTTCTGAAACCAACATGGAAAGATGGTCAAATCACCAAAGATGATTATAAAACAATTGTGAAGAAAGTTGTTGATAAAGTAACTGGTTCCATGCAGGGGGCCAATATTCCTCAGACACAGGAGAAAATTGACCACTATTTGTCATTTTCAAAACCAAAGCTTAACAAACTTGTACAG GCGTATGTGGAAAAGGTTCAGAAGGCTTAG
- the LOC100803688 gene encoding LOW QUALITY PROTEIN: transcription factor HEC3 (The sequence of the model RefSeq protein was modified relative to this genomic sequence to represent the inferred CDS: deleted 1 base in 1 codon) yields the protein MDTNQNITTTGNHENMGRDEHNNIILHDHHHHNQIPTPHYNHHPLHIVQPSSNVAPSFVSDVLGVVHFEEEDEDEEEVEEELGAMKEMMYKMAVMQPVDIDPASVRKPKRRNVRISDDPQSVAARHRRERISEKIRILQRLVPGGTKMDTASMLDEAILYVKFLKRQIRLLQSTSSPLINCTGAAPNSDYWPFAPNIFHSSITNTNASMDIPVIGMEFNTRGHGHAGDASRSTFDKHEVITSYW from the exons ATGGATACCAACCAAAACATCACTACTACTGGGAATCACGAGAACATGGGAAGAGATGAACATAACAACATCATCCTccatgatcatcatcatcataaccAAATTCCAACGCCCCACTATAACCACCACCCTCTTCACATTGTTCAACCCTCATCAAACGTGGCACCCTCTTTCGTCAGTGATGTTCTAGGAGTAGTCCActttgaagaagaagatgaagatgaagaagaggTTGAAGAAGAGCTCGGAGCCATGAAGGAGATGATGTACAAAATGGCAGTGATGCAACCGGTGGACATAGACCCTGCAAGCGTGAGAAAACCGAAGAGGCGAAACGTGCGAATAAGCGATGACCCTCAGAGTGTGGCTGCCAGGCACAGAAGAGAGAGGATCAGCGAGAAAATTCGCATACTTCAGAGATTGGTCCCTGGTGGAACCAAAATGGACACCGCTTCCATGCTCGATGAAGCCATTCTCTATGTCAAGTTCTTGAAGAGGCAAATCAGGTTGCTCCAATCAACTTCATCACCACTAATTAATTGCACTGGTGCTGCTCCTAATAGTGATTATTGGCCTTTTGCACCCAATATATTCCACAGTTCCATCACCAACACCAACGCCTCCATGGACATACCGGTTATTGGAATGGAATTCAACACCAGAGGCCATGGCCATGCCGGTGATGCCTCT CGATCCACCTTTGACAAACATGAGGTAATTACTAGTTATTGGTGA
- the LOC100810425 gene encoding cell wall / vacuolar inhibitor of fructosidase 2, whose amino-acid sequence MVSSKIFFLFLLFLAHLHQHASVEGDSSLIKRTCKNTKYYNLCFSSLKSDPSSPNADPKGLAVIMIGIGMTNATSTSSYLSSKLPTPSNNTTWKRVLKECADKYSYAGDALQDSVQDLANEAYDYAYMHITAAKDYPNACHNAFKRYPGLVYPRDLARREDGLKHICDVAMGIIDNLDW is encoded by the coding sequence ATGGTTTCTTCTAAgatcttcttcctttttctcctCTTTCTAGCACACCTTCATCAACATGCATCTGTGGAAGGAGATTCCAGTTTGATAAAGAGAACTTGCAAGAACACCAAGTACTACAATCTATGCTTCTCTTCCCTCAAATCTGATCCAAGCAGTCCAAACGCAGATCCTAAGGGCCTAGCTGTGATCATGATTGGAATAGGAATGACCAATGCCACTTCCACATCCTCCTACTTGTCTTCAAAGTTGCCTACCCCCTCCAACAACACAACCTGGAAAAGGGTCCTCAAGGAGTGTGCTGATAAGTACTCCTATGCTGGTGATGCCCTCCAAGATTCGGTGCAGGATTTGGCTAATGAGGCTTATGACTATGCTTACATGCACATCACTGCCGCCAAAGATTACCCAAATGCTTGCCACAACGCTTTCAAACGGTACCCTGGTTTGGTTTATCCTCGTGATCTTGCTCGTAGAGAAGATGGTTTGAAGCATATATGCGATGTGGCAATGGGGATTATAGATAATCTTGATTGGTAG